From the genome of bacterium:
GCGTACCACTGGCTGCGGTTGTTGCCGCGGCAGAGGTGGATCGCGAGGGTCACCCCGGCGCGGCGCGCACCGTCGAGCGAGGCGTTGTCCGCGCGCACGGCTTCGTCGAGCGCGGCCTCCGGTTCGACGCCCATCTCGCGGCGCACGTAGTCACGCCACTTCGGGTCGACGTAGTAGCTGTAGCGCGGCGCGTCGATCTGAATGTAGGGAACGCCGGCGGCGGCAAGCGCGCGGATCTCCGCGTTGACAATGGGAACGATGTCCCACAGCAGCGCCGAGTGGTTGGGGTAGACGCGGTCGGTGACCCCGCGCTTGAACGCGATCGCCGGAAACTGGTTGGCGCTCGGCAACGTGATCTTCACCGGCCCGGCGCTGTGCGCTTGCAGGAAGGGCAGCTCGTGCGCGGTGAGGCGCCGGCGCTGCGTGAGCCTGGCCGTGGCGATGCCGGTCACGCTGCTGACCGGCGCCGCGCCGGGCGCCGTCGACGCTGTTCCGCTCCACGTGCGCGCGACCGCGTCGCCGCTGTCGAATCCGTCGACGGCGTCCAGCAGATCGCTCATGAAATTCGTGCGGCGCAGTTCGCCGTCGGTGAAGACGTCGAGGCCGAGGTCGCGCTGGCGTCCGAGGACGCGCAGGATATGCCGGTCTTCGATCTCGCGAAGGCGGCCCGCGGCGCCACCCGCGGACCTCGCCTCCAACAGCTCCGGCGGCCGGAGCAGGCTGCCTACGTGGTCGGCCCGGCAGGGCCCGGTCATGCTGGTCATGATGCCGGGGCGTCTTTGGCGTGACGGCGAACCACTCCTGCTTCAATAGGGCGGGGTGCGAACGCGGCCGAGACGGGGGGGTAGAGCGGCGCGAGACGCCGAACACCGCTCTGCGCCGGGTTCGGTCCAAGCGGACCACCGCCGCGAGTCCCGGCGTAGTTGGAGGCGTTGGATGGGTACGACCGCGCCGCTGATCGCTCAACTCGCGCACGTCGAGCTGCTGACGCCGTGCCTGGACGAGAGCCGGTGGTTCTTCCACGACCTGCTCGGTTTCGAAGAGAGCGGTCGGGAAGGAGCCTCGGTCTACCTGCGGGCGTACGAAGACTTCTACCATCACACGCTCAAGCTCACGCAGGCCGACGGACCCGGGCTCGGCCACGTCGCATGGCGAACGCCGTCCTCCGAGGCTCTGCCGGTGCTGGCGCGGCGCCTCGACGCCGCCGGGCTGGGGCGCGGTTGGCACGACGGCGACCGCGGGCACGGACGAGCCTTCCGCTTCGTCACGCCGGACGGCCATCCGATGGAGGCGCTGTGGGACGTCGAGTACTACCGGGCCCCATCGGGGAAGAGCAGCAAGCTTCGGAATCGTCCGCAGAAGCGGCCGCTGCGCGGCATACCGGCCCGGCGTATCGACCACGTCAACCTGATGGCCAGCGATGTCGCCGACGTGCGCCGCTTTTTTATGGACGTCCTCGGGTTCCGGCTGCGCGAGCAGAAGATCGGCGAGCGCGGCGTCGAGGTCGGCGCGTGGCTCAGCGTGAGCCCGATGGTGCACGAGGTCGCCGTGATGCGGGATGGCACGGGCGCGGCCGGCCGGTTTCACCACGTCGCGTACTGGTACGGCTATCCGCAGCATCTGATCGATCTCGCCGATCTCTGCGCCGAGTACGAGGTGCCGGTCGAGGCCGGCCCCGGGAAGCACGGGGTGACGCAGGGCTTGTTCATGTATACGCGGGAGCCGGGCGGGACGCGCGTCGAGCTCTTCGGCGACTCCGGCTATCATATTTTCGATCCGGAGTGGAAGACGGTCGTTTGGGACGTTGCCAACGAAAACGATCTGGAGAAGAGCAGCATCTGGTTCGGCGGCCGGCTGCCGGAGACGTTCTACACGTACGGCACGCCGTCGTGGCCGTTGCCGGCTCCTACGCAGAAGGCGGCTGTGGCGCCGAGGCGGTCGCGATGACCGCGGAACTCTGCTGGACCTCCGGCCGCGACCTCGCCGCGCAGATCCGCCGCAAGGCCTTCTCGCCGGTCGAGGTCGTGGATGTGGTCCTCGAGCGGATCGAGCGGATCAACCCCGCGGTGAACGCGTACTGCACCGTGACGGCGGACCAGGCGCGCGAGTGCGCGCGCGCCGCCGAGCAGGCCGTGTCGCGCGGCGAGACGCTTGGGCCGCTGCACGGCGTCCCGTACTCGCTCAAGGACCTCACGCCGGCCCGCGGCGTCCGCACGACGATGGGCTCGAAGATCTTCGAGCACCAGGTGCCGGAGGAGGACGCGATTCTCGTCGAACGCCTCCGGGGCGCGGGCGCCATTCTGGTCGGCAAGACCAACACGCCGGAGTTTGGCTGCAAGCCGTTCACGGACAACCGGATCTTCGGGGCGACGCGGAACCCATGGGCGCTCGACCGGTCGGCCGGCGGTTCGAGCGGCGGGGCGGCGGCCGCGGTGGCGAGCGGCCTCGCGCCGCTTGCGGAGGGCAGCGATCTTGCGGGATCCATCCGGCATCCCGCCGCGTGGTGCGGGGTCGTCGGGTTCAAGCCGTCGCAGGGGCGGGTGGCGCGCTATCCAAACGCCGCCGCGTGGAACGCGATGTCCACGAGCGGGCCGATCACCCGTACCGTCGCCGACGCGGCGCTGATGTTCTCGGTCATGACGGGACCCGATCCGCGCGATCCGCTGGCGCTGCCCCACACGGGCGAGGACTGGGCCCGGCTCGCGGACGGCGCGCAGATCCGAGGCCTGCGGGCCGCCTGGACGCCCGACCTCGGCGGCGCGGCGGCGGTGGACCGCGGCGTGGCCGCCGTGTGCGAGGGCGCCGCGAAGCGGTTCGCCGACCTCGGGGCGGGCGTGGAACAGGCGTCGCCCGAAGTCGGGAACATCACCGATTCATTTCTCGCGCTCAACGCGGCGGTCCGGCTGGCAACCGTCGGCAGGTACCTGGAGCAGTGGCGCGAGCAGATGGATCCGATCCTCGTGCGGCGGCTCGAGTTGGGCCGCAGCCTCACGCCGGACGACATCGGGCGCGCGGAGGTGGAGCGAACGGCCTACCATCACCGCCTGAGGCGCTTCTTCGAGCACCACGATCT
Proteins encoded in this window:
- a CDS encoding methionine synthase codes for the protein MTSMTGPCRADHVGSLLRPPELLEARSAGGAAGRLREIEDRHILRVLGRQRDLGLDVFTDGELRRTNFMSDLLDAVDGFDSGDAVARTWSGTASTAPGAAPVSSVTGIATARLTQRRRLTAHELPFLQAHSAGPVKITLPSANQFPAIAFKRGVTDRVYPNHSALLWDIVPIVNAEIRALAAAGVPYIQIDAPRYSYYVDPKWRDYVRREMGVEPEAALDEAVRADNASLDGARRAGVTLAIHLCRGNNRSQWYAEGGYDLIAERLFGGLAVDRFLLEYDDERSGTFEPLRFVPPGKTVVLGLVSSKRPRLESERDLTGRIEQAAKYVPLERLALSPQCGFASTMEGNLLSEDDQWAKLRLVVETARDVWK
- a CDS encoding VOC family protein, encoding MGTTAPLIAQLAHVELLTPCLDESRWFFHDLLGFEESGREGASVYLRAYEDFYHHTLKLTQADGPGLGHVAWRTPSSEALPVLARRLDAAGLGRGWHDGDRGHGRAFRFVTPDGHPMEALWDVEYYRAPSGKSSKLRNRPQKRPLRGIPARRIDHVNLMASDVADVRRFFMDVLGFRLREQKIGERGVEVGAWLSVSPMVHEVAVMRDGTGAAGRFHHVAYWYGYPQHLIDLADLCAEYEVPVEAGPGKHGVTQGLFMYTREPGGTRVELFGDSGYHIFDPEWKTVVWDVANENDLEKSSIWFGGRLPETFYTYGTPSWPLPAPTQKAAVAPRRSR
- a CDS encoding amidase family protein, which produces MTAELCWTSGRDLAAQIRRKAFSPVEVVDVVLERIERINPAVNAYCTVTADQARECARAAEQAVSRGETLGPLHGVPYSLKDLTPARGVRTTMGSKIFEHQVPEEDAILVERLRGAGAILVGKTNTPEFGCKPFTDNRIFGATRNPWALDRSAGGSSGGAAAAVASGLAPLAEGSDLAGSIRHPAAWCGVVGFKPSQGRVARYPNAAAWNAMSTSGPITRTVADAALMFSVMTGPDPRDPLALPHTGEDWARLADGAQIRGLRAAWTPDLGGAAAVDRGVAAVCEGAAKRFADLGAGVEQASPEVGNITDSFLALNAAVRLATVGRYLEQWREQMDPILVRRLELGRSLTPDDIGRAEVERTAYHHRLRRFFEHHDLLLLPATAVAATPLDLPLPAEIAGRRITQHIDMLLPTFAFNFSAYPAITVPCGFTDEGLPVGLQIVAGWQQDARVLTAAAAFEAAFPWADRRPPAR